TATGTGATGCGGGAGACCGCACCGTGATGTTGCGCCGTCGTCGTTTGACCGGCGGTGGCGTGCAATCAGATCAGCGTTCCGCCACCGAGGTCACCCCGGGACAAGGTGCCGGTGAAAAGCAAGAGAAGTCCGCGGATGCTGAGAGGACGGTAGGGGAGTCCCTCGTTGATCTGCCCCGGAGTTCGCGTATCCCTTCACTGCGTTGGCGGCTGACCATTTTGACGGCGCTCATTGTGGCGATGTCTGTGGGGCTGATGACGTTGGCTGCGTTTTTTACTGTGCAGGCAACGCTGTACCGCGAAGTGGATAGTAACCTCCGTAGCCAGGCGGAAAAACTGCTTATGTCCCCGTATGCGTCGGAGTTTGCCATTGGTCCCTCTTTTGAGGCGGACTCAAACAGGATTCTGAACCCCGATTTGGATGCGGTGTACTTTGCCCACGGCAGTGTGGCGGGTAAGGGCGGTGGCTCAATCTCTATTGGTGGTCCGGAACTCGCAGTGTTGCGAGGGAATCGCCAGGAATCGATTCGTACCGATGAGTACAACGGCCGTCGTGTATATGCCGTCCGCGCCGAAGATGGTGCGACGCTGATTCTCTCGCAGGACTTGAACTCGACGCAGTCGGTCTTGAAATCGCTCGGTGCAGTGCTGCTGAGTATTTCTGCAATCGGAATTCTCTTCGCCATCGGATCAGGTATTACGGTGGCAACAACGGGTCTGCGTCCGGTCACTCGGTTGCGCATTGCCGCGGAGCGAGTAACGGAGACCGATGAGCTGCGCCCAATCCCTGTGGAGGGCGACGATGAGCTTGCGCGCTTTACCCGCAGCTTCAATGAGATGTTGGCTGCACTTCAAGCGTCGCGCATTAAGCAGGCGGAGCTGGTTGCAGATGCTGGTCATGAGTTGAAGACCCCGCTGACGTCGTTACGCACAAATATTGAACTGCTGATGATGGCCTCCCGCTCGGGAGCGGCAATCTCGGATGCGGATCGCGCGGATCTGGAAGCTGACGTCATCGCACAGCTGGAAGAGTTGTCGACATTGGTTGGTGACCTCGTCGATTTGGCACGCGAAGATGGGCCGCAACAGGTTATTGAACATGTCGATGTCGATGAAATCATTTCCACGTCGTTAGCGCGTGTTGAACGTCG
The nucleotide sequence above comes from Corynebacterium amycolatum. Encoded proteins:
- a CDS encoding HAMP domain-containing sensor histidine kinase, which gives rise to MLRRRRLTGGGVQSDQRSATEVTPGQGAGEKQEKSADAERTVGESLVDLPRSSRIPSLRWRLTILTALIVAMSVGLMTLAAFFTVQATLYREVDSNLRSQAEKLLMSPYASEFAIGPSFEADSNRILNPDLDAVYFAHGSVAGKGGGSISIGGPELAVLRGNRQESIRTDEYNGRRVYAVRAEDGATLILSQDLNSTQSVLKSLGAVLLSISAIGILFAIGSGITVATTGLRPVTRLRIAAERVTETDELRPIPVEGDDELARFTRSFNEMLAALQASRIKQAELVADAGHELKTPLTSLRTNIELLMMASRSGAAISDADRADLEADVIAQLEELSTLVGDLVDLAREDGPQQVIEHVDVDEIISTSLARVERRRPDITFDVQTTPWYVYGDPAGLGRAVLNLMDNAAKWSPENGTVRVRLTPLSEVVAEFTVADSGPGIPKEDRHKVFERFYRSIQSRSMPGSGLGLAIVKSVIVRHGGTITADESDDGGALMRVTLPGSPYSGRDEDSDSAQEPS